Below is a window of Epinephelus fuscoguttatus linkage group LG12, E.fuscoguttatus.final_Chr_v1 DNA.
CGATTTGACAGTGAAACTAAGAGCAGGGTGAAAGCTTAGCCCAGCTTAATGCAAACTGCCCTTTACATATCCCAACACACCTTTGGCCCACTTCAGTTGTGTCCAATTCTGATGGGGGAAGACTGTGAGTCAGCCATGAgagcattttattgaaaaatgagCCCAGTCAGATTTGAACAATAAATCGCTGCAACTTCCAGGTAAGAACGAGGTAGTCATTAGTCATTTGTGTCATAACCTCAGAGTTTCATCAATCCCGTATAGGCTCCTGATAAATGCGAATGCAGACAAAGTGGGCCAGCTTTACTGGAAACCAGCCTGACAGTGAATTTAATGAGGTCTTCGGGACATTTGCCAAATACAGAAAGATACTCCAACCATTTAATCGAAGACTCCTGCCCGCAGTGAGCCAATGCTGGGCAGCACATCATGTCCAATAAAATCTCCCATTAAACTAAACCACATTGACTTCCAAAGGATGTAACTCTGTTCTCAGACGCCTCAGTGTTAAAGCGATATTCACAAAGGTGAAAAAACAAATGAGTATTGTTGACTTTCATAAAACTCAAGGCTTTAATAGACGCCTTGGGCCAACTAAAGAGCATTTACCTGCAGCTCCAGTGGAGCTATACAGACTGTGTATTTACAAGGATCTGCTGTAGCCATGGCTGTCGACGCTGCACTGACAGTGAATTGAAGCTTCTCCCCAACCACACTGCAGCAAGCGGCCTGTTTGGGAAGAAAATGAGGCATTAGTGTGATACTGCCAGAGCTCAAGCATGCGCATGCAACTCACATGTACCATGAAATATGAAAGAACTCAAATTGGGGATCTATATTTTGTTCTTAACTGTAAGGTGCTGCGTGTCTATCCACATGTGAAAGGAGCTGGAAGGATTCATTGTTAATACATTTCTGCGTGTGTAGAGTCTTACGCAAGAAACACATAGCACAAACAGCCCACAATAAAACCAGCGAGATCCGGttacaacactgacttttgctAAAAGTGATCCAAAAGCAAAACATCTGCCTCGGATGAAGTtcataccacactgtgaaaaggAGGAACATCTGTACTAGCCTCCAAAGGAACTATCAGCAGATTCATCTCTGAAAACAATAAACCACTTTCACTGCAGAGGAATGCATTTGAGACAAGGGAAATCACCACACAATGGTAACGTGTCCGCTTACTTGGAACATATTTAATCAGTGCATTCATTCTGATTTCAGTGGAggatgaaaatgtttgtgtcaaGTTGGGCATTAGATCACAGCGAGGGGAAGCATAAACAGAGGTGCTGCTGCATTCCTGTCTGCCTGCTCCTCCTCAGTGCTGAGCTTGACAGCTATGTAAGCTTCTTAGAGCACACGCACGCGTACACATACACAGCGTGTGGGTAAAAATAAGCCTCTGTTCATTACACCCCCTGCGTTCAACAACAGAGCACCTGGTATTTTGCCCCATATCACGATGATCACAAAGAAAGGGCTGAGTTTGCATTGGGAGTACGGCAAAGCCAACCAGGCCGGCAACACAGCAAGCAATTTGTCCCTATCTGACCTCtctaaaaaacataaaagcccTCTGATGGCAGTTTGTTTTACACACAGTCTGCAGCAAGTTGGCACTCTATCTGAATGACTGATAAAAGATGCATCATCAAAGTGTTTCACAGGCTTTCTCCAGCAAATGTATTCATTCACAGTGTCTTTTGATTTACTGTAATGAGCGTGGGGACAAAATGCTAAGCAGATTAATTTGCCAAATCTTAATTAATGTgggaatgtctgtaccaaagctGGCAAATTGATGAGTCAGTGCTTGTCAACTGCAGGCTAAAATGCAGCAGTTGTTGTAGAGTAGCTCCCCTTGCTGAATTAGAAGAGGGAAGATTTATTTGAACGACAGCTTTGGtcaataaaacacataaacaaggAAATTAGAAATCTTTAAATGTCTGCTGCTATAACCCAGATGGCTGCTGAAGCTGCCGTGACAAACAAAATCTATTATTTTTCAGCGgttaggaggaggaggaggaggaggacacaacACAGACAGGCACTCAATATTAGTGTAATGGATCCAGATATCTCCCAGAAAAGGCCCTTCTGTATCACTAAAAGATTTTAAGGTCAGTGTACCTTGTTTCTAGCAGACTTCTTAAAGCTGGACACTTGGCTGACCATGAGCTCTGACGCCTCGACATCATCTTCTTCAAATGTCAACAGAACAGGACTctgatgaggaggagaaggaggaggacagaaacattaaaacaacagcaCATGCCTATTTCACAACTCAAAGAGCGGGGGAATAAAGTTGTTGCCAATAAATGAGCAAGGCTGTAATGGATCACACTGGCATATGTTGTGACTTGACAATAACAAGGaagaaaatgcagatgtgtCAGAGGTGTTGCAAGAGGGAGGAAATTTTGAGAGTGGGACTGTTGATATCAGAAAATGCTTAATGTGAGATCTGATTGAAGTGGCTGGGTGTGTATCTATATGAGAGCACAGCAGAGATGGATTTCCTCCACATTTCAACCCAGGGTTTCAACCCACATTTTACAAGCTGTCTTTATTGGAGTCACCTGCCTGCCACAGAGTACAGTGGTGCCCCTGCGGTCATGAGACTCACCCCACGCTTCCTCGATTGGTCATTCAAAGCCCTGCACCAAGCTCCTCTCCACTGACTTCTCCAGCTTTTCAGTGACAGCGCCCATCCCAGCAGATCCGCGGCTTCCTCCTTCGCCGCAttgtcctctgctgctgtctgcttgCTCCCTACACCCCCTTGCTGGAAATACTGTACGAAATACAGTATCAGGGTAACAAGGGATGCGAAGAAGAGCGTGACCATGCATAGCCACTGCGGATCTTCAAGACCGAAATACGAACTTTCAAAGTCGGACATTCTTTGCAAAATGAAAACGACGATCACAGCTTAACACGCCTCCTCTGAGAAATATCCTGGCAGCCTCATAGCATGTGTTTTACCAGGGAAGGGCGAAATCAATGAAAGCAATCTCCCATAACTGATAACAGCACAGATCTCAACCCCCAAAACAAATTAGGCTTATTATGATCCATGTTGTAGCACTCCATGGTAGCTTTAAAACCCCATATATATGTCCCAAACTACCTACGCTGGCTATAAAGACCTAGAGCATAGTTGCAGAGGTTCAGGTGCTTCAAATAAACCTGCAGAAAAACTCACTCGCCTCCTCTCATTGAATATggttgttagcttagttagctaaTCTTCGCCACGGTTCGCTTAACTCCTCATTAGCTACGGAGCCGCCAAAGTTCCCCGAATGGAAATTATTTCCAAAGTCTGCGGTTAAGCTCCGTCGGGCGATATCCAGATATTGACCAAGAGTGCCGGTAGAACATCCTGAAAGCGAAGAGGGGGGAGTTGTTGCCGCTGGACTTGGTTTGCGGCTCAGTCTGACTGTACAAAGTTGCCGTTTCTAAAAGGATATGTGGCACAGACTGTAACTCCCAGAATGCATTGCGAGAACTGGCGAGAGTTTGTTGTTGTTCGGCGCTCGTGCGAAAATAGCGTTTTTCGATCGTGGCATATTTGTAACATctatagttttttttatatcagGGAAGTAGTTTCATATTAGATGAGTAAAAGCTATTTTTTAAAGACGCTGTTAcgaaaaaaaagactcaaaagcAGTTGTTTGAACCTCGCGGCTTGCCGTAGATTGTCCTGTTGTCATCATTACCACATCTTCCTGTCCCATATGTAGCAAACACAGTTAGCTAGCTTTTGTTACCATGTTACCGTGCTCGCTTCGCACACATTTGAGTTAGAAATAGGTTAGCCTTTATTAAAAAtactattttgtattttaatataCGGCAATACTCAGTGTGGGAGAGGCCCCGCCCATCCGCGGAGAGGTAAACAAAGTGTATCTTCGTCACCTAGCGTGATCGAGCTGCGATACAGCAGCCACCATCACCCGAGTCGTCGCCTGTTaatggaaaaatatatatagtgtCGACATGAATTGCCGCTCAGAAGTTCTTGAAGTGACTGTGGAGGCGAGGCAGGTGGAGGAAGCGATGCTGTCGTTACTGCACACCATTTTACTGCATCGCAGCACCGGGAAGTTTCACTACAAAAAGGAGGGCACCTACTCCATAGGGACTGTGGGCACACTGGACATCGACTGCGATTTCATCGATTTCAGCTTTGTCAGGGTGTCCTCGGAGGAGCTGGACAGGGTGATCAGGAAAGCCGTGTCTGAATTCAAGGTAATTGGTGGTGTCAAGGTGTGATTGTTGACTGTAATGTATGGGCAGGCCTGTAATTTGACTGTGCTTATTACATGGTTACAGGACGCTTTGAGCAACTCTGGCAGCGATGGCATGGGGCAGATCTCCCTGGAGTTTTACCAGAAGAAGAAGTCTCGCTGGCCTTTCTCCGACGAGTGCATTCCCTGGGAGGTGTGGAGCATCAAGGTCAACGTTGTCAACCTGGCCAACGAGCAGGAGAGACAGATCTGCAGGGAGAAAGTGGGCGAGAAGCTGGGCGAGAAGGTCATCAACGTGGTGGAAGTCATCAACCGGCACGAGTACCTGCCAAAGATGCCCACCCAGTCTGAGGTGGACAATGTTTTTGACACCAGTCTCAAAGATGTGCAGCCCTACCTTTACAAAATCACATACCAGATCACAGACTCTCTGGGTACCTCTGTGAGCACGACAATGAGGAGGCTGATTAAAGATACTCTGGCACTGTGAGGATGCTCCAAGGAGGATAGAAAGATCTGGGTGATTTTATCCATAACTGTAACTGTAGTAATGCCTGTCACCTGTTGTTATGCTAAAACACACAACTTGACAGCTGTGCTGCTGCTAAGATGAAGCAGTGGAAGCCATCAGTtgatcatttttttttgtctctgctgtGATTTCATTATTGCTTGTACCTTAATATTCCTGATTATGTCATGACTATAGAAGATATTTTTGtgcaagcattttttttcccaaatcaTCTTCACCTTCCATCATCTAGAAATGCAGCTATATAATATCAGTCGTTTTGCTGATTATGTCAAATGTAAATTATTGTTGATCTTTGACAATAAATGTTGTTCATTGTCACTGATGGTACTTATAGTCAACAGCTCTTTTAATCTAAAGATTGATTCTGCAAACCAACCTTAGAGATGAAAACAACTGCTAGCAAAGGGAAACTCATAATAAGATAAAATCAGATTGTCTGTCTTTTGCAAGCAGATTTCCTCATCTATGTGAAAACTTCCCCTCTGCACACAATTTCATGGAATGTGTGACCTTACACACGGGTAGGACAGGATTTCCAGTTTGCTCTTTTTCCAAATTAAAGCCAACACCTCCTAAGTTCACTCCCCAGTTTCCAGTCAGAAATTGTCACGGTGGCCTCCAGCTTGAAAAACATCCCCCCGGCTCAGGATTGTCTGCCAACAGGATAACGTGTGTGTCCGTTTTCACATACTTTAGTTGCACAGGTAGGTTAAACAGCAAGATTTTTTGCTTCACACCTCACATCAACAAAAGATTATGCAATGCTTCAATGTGCAACACAAGATCAAACAATTATAGCTGGTGAGGGGTTAAAGATTTGGAGAATACATGgagaaaatattattttaccCAACATTAATACCCTGGAAGATGTACATCACTTAATCCAAAGCTCTTTTCATTTCCAATCATGTCAATACTGCACATGAACTGTCTTCTATCTGCCTTGAAGTACTGAGTCTGTATGCTATGGGGGACAAAAAATTACTTAATTatcaatacataaataaatacatgtgtaAATATACACaggaacaaataaataattaaatgtctAAATAAGTACagaatatggaaataaatatttaaaaatatactggaatacataaataattaaatgtataaataatatatgtaataatatatgaaaataaataaatgtacatatataaataatcatgaaaataaataattaaatgtttaagtaaatacagacataaatacatacataaataaattaaaacaatactggaatatgtaaatacataaatgtataaatgaatACAAgcataaatacagaaataaatatttaaaaaatactggaatatataaatacataaattaaacGTATTAGTAAATAtatggaaatttaaaaaattacaaatgaatacaggaataaataaatgaatatggaaattaatattttagtgtttgtataaacacagaaataaataatattgaaataaatatggaaaGACAGCTAACAAACAGggcatacatacatatatatgttcaatttatttatatttttgtacaactaaattcatttatttctacCCTCTgcatttttctctttatttattcatatatttctgtgtttattttagcattaatttatttatttcagtatttatttatacatttatttactgATGTCGTTTTCCGTCCTTCATAGTAAGATCCAGGAAGTGAAAATGATTTAAGTAATAGTCTATCAGAGAAAAGGGTAAATTTGAATATATGTCAACctttaaatgaaacaaagttGAGCAGCATCAAGGGTCATACAAAGTCCTGCAGATGTAGTTAAATGTTTGATTGAGCTTTAAATGAGCTGCAGAGCACAATACAGTTCACTGAATAATTTAAATCCCACAAATGGTTGTTTATATACTCCATTGTTACTCTTTATTACAGAAATGAAGCACAAAAACTGTAGAAAAACCTAAACACAAAACAGCTGCAAGTTTCCAAAAGCAACAATAATGCAACCAATGCTGATACAAATATTCATTATTGCAGTGAGAGCACAGGAATACTAAAAAGATAAAACTCTTGTTTACTAACAAAATTGGTACAAAATCGAGGATACAaacacttccatgtacacaatTCTAATCATTTCTGTGAAACTTTCAGAAAGTCTTTATCACAAGAAATTAAGAGCACTATTATCAATACAGAATTTCTCCAAAGAATTTAACATCACAATGCAGCTCACGTTGCTCATTTAGAGGAAAACAAAATTCCTGTAAGTCTTTGTGGAGCACTCTTTGAATGCAACATCTCCCGAATAGTAGCAATCATAATAATTTATGACGAAGGTCTAATCCATCGAGCCAAAGCAGAAGTATATACTTGTACAAGAATACAATTGTGAAACAACTGGAATACAATCAACACATTCTTTAATAATAAATCTTTAGGAAGCAGGAGCACTTTCTCACCATCTGTAGGATAAAAGATTTCTCATGCCTCCCTCTTCTTGAAAAGCCTGAGTCATAAGTCATCTGAATCTCTATTGTGCTTTCATGTAAAATAATAACGACACAATATTTCCAAAGTTGCATAAGGCCATCGAAGCATTGTAAAGCTTGGTTAATTACCACAATGGTGTTGCACTGGGGTGGTGGACTTTAGTGATTCGGAAATTGTGACAATGTCTAatatataacaaaataatattGTCCTATTTATTATTTGAGTATAATAATTCCATTACTACACTGCAATGTGCTTTTTAAACATTCTTCAGGAAGTTTGCTTGCTATAAATATTTCAGATGTGATGTAAGGAGCCAAATACTTGAATGATGTTATTTAGTATTTCAGATACTATCAAATCAACCAAGCCCattattttcacttttgctAGTAAGCTGATGTGAGCACCTTTTACAAATGAGTTTTATCAGCAATTATTCATGATCATTTACCTGTGAAACCTTATGACTTTTTGATTGCACAAACTCATTAATTTGTATACACATAGAAATTATTCACCAGGCTAGTACTTAGGAAGATAAATTATAAGTACTGAGTGAAGGCTGTAAGCAATTGATCTTGGCTGCATACTGAAATGTTAGGCCTAAAACAAGTATCTGAGGTGTGTCTGTGATATAGGTTTTCATTATACTGAACGTCGTATTCAATCGTCCCATTACACAAAATGACGCAAAGGCAAACTCAAATATGAAAGAGCTAATGCAAAGGAATGCaaagtatgaaaaaataaaacagcaactaCTGGGCCTATTTATCATTTAAACGTCTGCACCAAGAGGGAAATGATCCGAGGAAACATTCTGGACTATCCCCCTCTGACAGAATCCAACTGGTAAACAAAGTGCATATTGAAAACATTGTTGAGGCCACCAACGTTACTTTAAGGGTTGCCACTCACACCAAGAAATAGATCTGATACAAAAGCAAAACTCACTATTCTGTAATTCAACTGCAGCCTCCAAAAATTTGACCACTTTTTTTCACACTCTGTGAAAACAATGTATATAGTTGTCGCTGtacctttaaaggagcagtgtgtacgatttagggggatttagtggcagctCTGTAGCtgtgcagattgcaaccagctgaagcttctcctggttagaattcctttggTGTTCATTGTTTggtactgggagccaaattatcctcTCCAGAACagacagaccaggtgattaaaaccactaacacactgattaaagcagttttacgttacaaatcagtaGTTTTTTTTATGCTGTTTGGCTCGTCGCAGATGGGCTACTAGCCCTGCTAAGGTATGTTCACTTTATTTTTGATCCAGATAttcaggagccgaattatccacagaggtttcctcctctccaaaacaaaaggacttgtttatttaaactattcaaaaactgaataaaacagtttcacattataaaTCGGTGTTTTtacaatgctgtttggcatgtcgaaGACAGGCagctagcctagcacctgctaatgtgtgttcgccttttttttctctgataacctaagatccagacattcaagAGGTTTGTACCtagagccaaattatccacagaggtctcctcctctccaaaacacacagtcctggtgattaaaaccagtaacacactgaataaagcagtttcatgtcacaaatcgatcagtgtttttctgatgctgtttggcatggcGGGGAtgggccactagcccagcacctgctaatgtgtgctcacctatttcCTCTGATAAcctaatgtgtgttcaccttaTTTTTGATCCAGGTGTTCAGGAGGATTTCAGTGGGAgctaaattatccacagaggactcttcctctccagaacaaatggaTCCAgtaatttaaactggtaaaaaactgaataaaacaatttattgttatacatctgtgtttttacaatgctgtttggcatgtcagagacaggtcggtagcccagcacctgctaatgtgtgctctccttttttcttttcatagtTGATTTGATAGTTGatttaaataagtaaaacactgaataaagctgtttttctgttgctcTCGTCatagaggggctgctaactactgcGGCCGATGTGAAAACGTGCATGGCCcgatctagagccagtgtttggcttaTATGCTTTAAGCTACCGTAAAAACATAGCGATTtctgtggatgaggacccgctccctatgtagatataatcactcattctaaggtaataattatgtcattatttttcagaaaacatacttattgtattccatatctgccaataaatacccctaaatcctacacactggacctttaagtcaaACACGGTACAGCTGAAGAGATGAGGGTGCAACTCTGTACCTTGTTTTCTCAAAACACCAAGATAGATAATACAAGTAGACAACTAAAAGAGGTTTCAAATAGATAAATGCTTATAGCTCATTTTGAAAGGAAAATAAACCAGTTATAATCATCTCGTCTCACAGAGAAATCTAGCACTT
It encodes the following:
- the atg101 gene encoding autophagy-related protein 101; protein product: MNCRSEVLEVTVEARQVEEAMLSLLHTILLHRSTGKFHYKKEGTYSIGTVGTLDIDCDFIDFSFVRVSSEELDRVIRKAVSEFKDALSNSGSDGMGQISLEFYQKKKSRWPFSDECIPWEVWSIKVNVVNLANEQERQICREKVGEKLGEKVINVVEVINRHEYLPKMPTQSEVDNVFDTSLKDVQPYLYKITYQITDSLGTSVSTTMRRLIKDTLAL